The genomic stretch AAGCTCAAAGAACTCGCGGCCAAGCTGGGTGCCAGGCTTGATCCGCCGGATGCCGACGCTGAAGTAAGCAGTGTCGGTTCCATTGAGGCTGCTGTTCCCGGCCAGATTACTTTTGCCGTCAGTTCCAAGTACGCGCCGTTGGCCAAAGCTAGCAAAGCATCCGCTCTGATCGTTGACGAAAAATTCCCCGCGCTGCAAAAGCCAACTCTGAGGACAAAGAATCCGCAGTTTGCCTATGCTCGTGCCGTAGAACTCCTTCACGTCCTGCCGCAGGAAAAACGCGGTATCCACCCCACGGCGGTCATCGATTCTTCGGCGCGCATCGGCGCCAACGCTTCGATCGGCGCATGTGTCGTGATCGGGGCCGATGTTGAAATCGGCGAAAACTGCACCCTGCTGCCGCAGGTAGTGGTCTATCGCGGAGTAAAGATTGGCAAGAACTTTTTCGCGCACGCGCATGTCTCCATTCGCGAAAACTGTGAGATCGGTGACAATGTGCTGCTGCATAATGGAGTCGTCATTGGCTCTGATGGATTCGGCTTCTCCAAGGACGATTCCGGCAATTGGTACAAGATCCCCCAGACCGGACGCGTGATAATTGAGGACAACGTGGAGATTCAGGCGAACTCATGTGTGGATCGCGCCAGCCTGGGCGAAACGCGCATCGGCCGCAACACCAAGATCGATAATCTTTCTCAGGTGGCGCATAACTGCGTCATTGCGGAAAATTCCATGCTGTGTGCTCAGGTGGGGCTTGCCGGATCAACGGAGATTGGCAAGAACGTGATCCTTGCCGGCCAGGTTGGTGTGGCCGGGCATTGTAAGATTGGCGATGGCGTGATCGTCACTGCGCAGAGCGGCACGCACGGCGATATTCCAGCCGGCTCAATGGTCAGCGGCACGCCCGCGTTTGATCACAAGCAATGGCTGCGCA from Terriglobia bacterium encodes the following:
- the lpxD gene encoding UDP-3-O-(3-hydroxymyristoyl)glucosamine N-acyltransferase: MKLKELAAKLGARLDPPDADAEVSSVGSIEAAVPGQITFAVSSKYAPLAKASKASALIVDEKFPALQKPTLRTKNPQFAYARAVELLHVLPQEKRGIHPTAVIDSSARIGANASIGACVVIGADVEIGENCTLLPQVVVYRGVKIGKNFFAHAHVSIRENCEIGDNVLLHNGVVIGSDGFGFSKDDSGNWYKIPQTGRVIIEDNVEIQANSCVDRASLGETRIGRNTKIDNLSQVAHNCVIAENSMLCAQVGLAGSTEIGKNVILAGQVGVAGHCKIGDGVIVTAQSGTHGDIPAGSMVSGTPAFDHKQWLRSVTAFMKLPEMARAIRGKGTKE